Proteins co-encoded in one Oceanotoga teriensis genomic window:
- a CDS encoding aldo/keto reductase → MSKTKLKRIYYGTMGLGGGWDEPKITKKSIEQAEKALQTALSIGITKFDLADIYQNGKSEEVFGAFLKNNSNIRKEIIIQTKVGIILKNIDGVARYDFSEKHIIDSVKDSLKRLNTDYIDTLLLHRPDPLMNIKDLKNAFQYLLDHKIVKKIGVSNMNQYQIEYIKKSTNTEISINQLEISLKKLDWLDSTIGINNDEGFKSSFTPGLLEYMMTNNIEIQAWSPMAGGLYTGKNFEILDEKESIESISKTKKYIYKLAQEKNTTPDSIVLSFILKHPSNINPVIGTSNPERIKLVKDCETIELTRKEWYKLYTLSRNKPLP, encoded by the coding sequence ATGTCAAAAACTAAATTAAAAAGAATTTACTATGGCACTATGGGTCTTGGTGGAGGATGGGATGAACCAAAAATAACAAAAAAAAGTATAGAACAAGCTGAAAAAGCTCTTCAAACAGCTCTTTCTATAGGAATAACAAAATTTGACTTAGCAGATATATATCAAAATGGGAAATCAGAAGAAGTATTCGGAGCCTTTTTAAAAAACAATTCAAATATCAGAAAAGAAATTATAATTCAAACTAAAGTTGGAATTATTTTAAAAAATATCGATGGTGTAGCAAGATATGATTTTTCTGAAAAACATATTATAGATTCTGTAAAAGATTCATTAAAAAGATTAAATACAGATTATATAGATACATTATTATTACATAGACCTGATCCCTTAATGAATATAAAAGATTTAAAAAATGCTTTTCAATATCTTTTAGATCATAAAATAGTAAAAAAAATTGGAGTTTCAAACATGAATCAATATCAAATAGAATATATAAAAAAATCAACTAATACTGAAATTTCAATAAATCAACTTGAAATAAGTTTAAAAAAACTTGATTGGTTAGATTCTACAATAGGTATAAACAATGATGAAGGATTCAAAAGTTCTTTTACTCCAGGTCTTTTGGAATATATGATGACAAACAATATAGAAATACAAGCTTGGAGCCCTATGGCTGGAGGTCTATACACTGGAAAAAATTTTGAAATTCTCGATGAAAAAGAATCAATAGAAAGTATTTCAAAAACAAAAAAATATATATATAAATTAGCTCAAGAAAAAAACACAACACCAGATTCCATAGTATTATCTTTTATACTAAAACATCCCTCAAATATAAATCCTGTAATAGGAACAAGCAATCCAGAAAGGATAAAATTAGTTAAAGATTGTGAAACTATAGAATTAACAAGAAAAGAATGGTATAAACTATATACATTATCAAGAAATAAACCTCTGCCTTAA
- a CDS encoding phospho-sugar mutase — MNYKEKYLEWLNSPVIDEQTKQELLSIKDDEEEIKNRFIFDLEFGTAGLRGILGAGSNRMNIYTVAKATQGLADYINFRGKEYAKKGVAIAYDVRHFSKEFSEIASSVLTANGIKVYLFEDIRPTPELSFAIRYFKATSGIVITASHNPKEYNGYKVYWEEGSQILSEVADGITNNIKNIKSFEEIKYLDLEKAKEENLLTIIGKEVDDEYTRLVKSLAIRDEELDKDIKIIYTPLNGTGNIPVRRVLKERGFKNVIVVPEQENPDPNFTTVGYPNPEDTKAFKYSESLGKKENAEILIATDPDCDRLAVEVKDGNGEYIPLNGNQTGAILINYILESKNEKNLINNDGFIVKSIVTGDLGKVIAESYGVKTYETLTGFKNICGKENELLKQNKTFHFGYEESIGYVTGTFVRDKDGVISSMFLSEAAAYYKTKGKTLLDVLEEIYIKYGYYRENNFSIVLEGLEGKEKISNMMINYRKNFPKNVNDIKLIKYVDYQEEKEYDIINNKNSEVDIPKSNVLRFWFEDGSWYAVRPSGTEPKIKVYIYSKGKTLKESENKLKLFKESILKELNNI, encoded by the coding sequence ATGAACTACAAAGAAAAATATTTGGAATGGTTAAACAGTCCTGTAATTGATGAGCAAACAAAACAAGAATTGTTGTCTATAAAAGACGATGAAGAAGAAATTAAAAACAGATTTATATTTGATCTTGAATTTGGCACTGCTGGTTTAAGAGGTATATTGGGTGCTGGAAGCAATAGAATGAATATATATACAGTTGCAAAGGCTACACAAGGATTAGCCGATTATATAAATTTTAGAGGAAAAGAATATGCTAAGAAGGGTGTTGCTATAGCTTATGATGTTAGGCATTTTTCTAAAGAATTTTCTGAAATAGCTTCATCCGTTTTAACTGCAAATGGAATAAAAGTATATTTATTTGAAGATATAAGACCAACTCCTGAACTTTCATTTGCTATAAGATATTTTAAAGCTACTTCTGGAATAGTTATAACTGCGAGTCATAATCCAAAAGAATACAATGGATATAAAGTTTATTGGGAAGAAGGTTCTCAAATATTATCAGAAGTTGCAGATGGAATAACCAACAATATAAAAAATATAAAATCATTTGAAGAAATAAAATATTTAGATTTAGAGAAAGCTAAAGAAGAAAATTTATTAACAATAATAGGAAAAGAAGTAGATGACGAATATACAAGATTAGTAAAATCATTAGCAATAAGAGATGAAGAATTAGATAAAGATATAAAAATAATATATACTCCATTAAATGGTACAGGAAATATTCCCGTTAGAAGAGTATTAAAAGAAAGAGGATTTAAAAATGTTATAGTTGTACCAGAACAAGAAAATCCAGATCCAAACTTTACAACTGTAGGATATCCAAATCCAGAAGATACAAAAGCTTTTAAATATTCTGAAAGTTTAGGAAAAAAAGAAAATGCTGAAATACTTATAGCTACAGATCCAGATTGTGACAGACTAGCAGTTGAAGTTAAAGATGGAAATGGAGAATATATTCCATTAAATGGTAATCAAACTGGAGCTATTCTAATAAATTATATTCTTGAAAGTAAAAATGAAAAAAATTTGATAAACAATGATGGTTTTATTGTTAAATCTATTGTCACTGGAGATCTCGGAAAAGTTATTGCAGAAAGTTATGGTGTAAAAACATATGAAACATTAACAGGATTTAAGAATATATGTGGAAAAGAAAATGAACTTTTAAAACAAAACAAGACATTTCATTTTGGATATGAAGAAAGCATTGGATATGTAACAGGTACATTTGTAAGAGATAAAGATGGAGTAATATCTTCAATGTTCCTTTCTGAAGCAGCTGCTTATTATAAAACAAAAGGCAAAACTCTTTTAGATGTATTAGAAGAGATATATATAAAATATGGATATTATAGAGAAAATAATTTTTCAATAGTTCTTGAAGGTCTTGAAGGAAAAGAAAAAATTTCTAATATGATGATAAATTATAGAAAAAATTTTCCAAAAAACGTAAATGATATAAAACTAATAAAATATGTTGATTATCAAGAAGAAAAAGAATATGATATAATAAATAATAAAAATTCAGAAGTTGATATACCAAAATCAAATGTTTTAAGATTCTGGTTTGAAGACGGCTCTTGGTATGCAGTAAGACCTTCTGGAACAGAACCTAAAATAAAAGTTTATATATATTCAAAAGGAAAAACTTTAAAAGAATCAGAAAACAAACTTAAATTGTTTAAAGAATCTATATTAAAAGAATTAAATAACATATAA
- a CDS encoding MalY/PatB family protein: MENINFDKIIERKNTNCIKWDNLEQIFGKENITPMWVADMDFKSSNDIIKALSKRTEHGIFGYTKTSDEYYDVFINWIYKKHKWKIDKNWISYVPGVVPGLKLAIYTYTKEKDNILIQTPVYYPFFNVIKNLNRNIVTNPLIYSDNIYSIDFKDLENKIKQYDVKMMILCNPHNPIGKVWSKDDLIKISNICIDNDVLLISDEIHSDLIYENNKHEPIANLNNNIKENSITFYSPSKTFNIAGLQASNAIIPNEYLKKQFDETIEKIGNSMINALSQEAFIAAYKHGELWLEYLIKYLKENINITIDFFNKEIPNSKIITPEGTYLLWINLKNIASEEEIKDILINKANIGLEEGSIFGEDGKGFFRMNIATPKEILLKSLKKIKTSFKNGGLI, encoded by the coding sequence ATGGAAAATATAAATTTCGATAAAATAATAGAAAGAAAAAATACCAATTGTATAAAATGGGACAATCTCGAGCAAATATTTGGAAAAGAAAATATTACTCCTATGTGGGTTGCTGATATGGACTTTAAATCAAGTAATGATATAATAAAAGCATTATCAAAACGCACAGAGCATGGAATATTTGGATATACAAAAACCTCTGATGAATATTATGATGTTTTTATAAATTGGATCTATAAAAAACACAAATGGAAAATAGATAAAAATTGGATAAGTTATGTACCAGGAGTTGTTCCAGGATTAAAACTTGCAATATATACTTATACCAAAGAAAAAGATAATATATTAATTCAAACTCCTGTCTATTATCCTTTTTTTAATGTTATAAAAAATTTAAACAGAAATATAGTCACAAATCCATTAATATATTCAGACAATATTTATAGTATTGATTTTAAAGATCTTGAAAATAAAATAAAACAATATGATGTAAAAATGATGATATTATGTAACCCTCACAATCCAATTGGAAAAGTCTGGTCTAAAGATGACTTAATAAAAATTTCAAATATATGTATTGATAATGATGTATTATTGATATCCGACGAAATACATTCAGATTTAATATATGAAAATAATAAACATGAACCAATAGCAAATTTAAACAATAATATAAAAGAAAATTCTATAACTTTTTATTCGCCAAGTAAAACATTTAATATTGCTGGATTACAAGCTTCCAATGCTATAATTCCAAATGAATATTTAAAAAAACAATTCGATGAAACTATAGAAAAAATAGGAAATTCAATGATCAATGCATTAAGTCAAGAAGCATTTATTGCAGCATACAAACACGGTGAATTATGGTTAGAATACTTAATAAAATATCTAAAAGAAAACATTAACATTACTATCGATTTTTTTAATAAAGAAATACCTAATTCAAAAATAATAACTCCAGAAGGTACTTATTTATTATGGATAAACTTAAAAAATATTGCTTCTGAAGAAGAAATTAAGGATATTTTAATAAACAAAGCTAATATAGGATTAGAAGAAGGTAGTATATTTGGAGAAGATGGAAAAGGTTTTTTTAGAATGAATATTGCAACTCCTAAAGAAATCCTTTTAAAATCATTAAAAAAAATAAAAACATCTTTTAAAAATGGAGGTTTAATATGA
- a CDS encoding carbohydrate kinase family protein gives MSYVSVIGGINIDLNAKTDYNYKFNSNPGNIFYSAGGVGRNIAENISKLGIKTYLFGVVGLDIFGEYVIDTTKNINLDLSRILKTKKYSTGIYLSILNNDNDMSYAISDMKINSLIDRNYIKNNLEILLNSKLCIIDTNLDYETILYIVHFLNCNKIKYIIEPVSIQKINKLYNIKENIQCITPNIVELRNFIDEDFVFNNEKEDNDNDIKKIFDLIKYKINFIDDIIVTLGKDGVLFFDIINDEYFYEKSFSIEVINANGAGDAFLAGYSYGIYNEFDKIKSVRLGICNSLINLQSDDTVSKLLSEDLLKKTYWRFYNEFI, from the coding sequence ATGTCTTATGTTTCTGTTATAGGGGGTATTAACATTGATTTAAATGCTAAAACTGATTATAATTATAAATTTAATTCTAATCCTGGAAATATATTTTATTCTGCTGGCGGTGTTGGAAGAAATATTGCGGAAAATATTTCAAAGTTAGGAATTAAAACATATTTATTTGGGGTTGTTGGATTGGATATATTTGGGGAGTATGTTATTGATACTACTAAAAATATTAATTTGGATTTAAGTAGAATTTTGAAAACGAAAAAATATAGTACAGGAATTTATCTTTCTATTTTAAATAATGATAATGATATGAGTTATGCTATTTCTGATATGAAAATAAATTCTTTAATAGATAGGAATTATATAAAAAATAATTTAGAAATTTTATTAAATTCAAAATTATGCATTATAGATACTAATTTAGATTATGAAACTATATTATATATTGTACATTTTTTAAATTGCAATAAAATAAAATATATAATTGAACCTGTATCTATACAAAAAATTAACAAACTTTATAATATAAAAGAAAATATACAATGTATAACACCAAATATAGTAGAATTAAGAAATTTTATTGATGAAGATTTTGTTTTTAATAATGAGAAAGAGGATAATGATAATGATATAAAAAAAATTTTTGATTTGATAAAATATAAAATTAATTTTATTGATGATATTATAGTAACACTTGGTAAAGATGGTGTATTATTTTTTGATATAATTAATGATGAATATTTTTATGAAAAATCTTTTAGTATAGAGGTTATTAATGCAAATGGGGCAGGTGATGCATTTTTAGCTGGATATTCTTATGGGATTTATAATGAATTTGATAAAATAAAAAGTGTTAGATTGGGTATTTGTAATTCTTTAATAAATTTACAATCTGATGATACTGTTAGTAAGTTATTATCTGAAGATCTTCTTAAAAAAACTTATTGGAGGTTTTATAATGAATTTATTTGA
- a CDS encoding pseudouridine-5'-phosphate glycosidase, with protein sequence MNLFEKYIDVLPEIKDALDNNKPVVSLESTIISHGMPYPKNVETATEVENIVRKNGAIPATIAIIDGRIKIGLDKKQLEFMGNSENILKASRRDIPYIIANKLSAATTVSATMICSNLSGIRTFATGGIGGVHRNASETFDISADLQELSSTNVCVICAGAKAILDLKLTLEYLETLGVPVLGYKTEELPAFYSRESGLKVNYKVESPEEIACIMKSKWDLNINGGVLVTNPIPKKMSMNTNFINKAIDASIEEADSLGIEGKELTPFLLAKIKDLTGGSSLESNIALVYNNAELTAKIALEYSNLLK encoded by the coding sequence ATGAATTTATTTGAAAAGTATATTGATGTTTTACCAGAAATTAAAGATGCACTTGATAATAATAAACCTGTTGTTTCACTGGAATCTACAATCATATCTCACGGGATGCCTTATCCAAAAAATGTTGAGACTGCTACTGAAGTTGAAAATATAGTTAGAAAAAATGGGGCTATTCCTGCAACTATAGCGATAATTGATGGTAGAATTAAGATAGGACTCGATAAAAAACAACTCGAATTTATGGGGAATTCTGAAAATATTTTAAAAGCGAGTAGAAGAGATATACCTTATATTATAGCGAATAAACTTAGTGCTGCTACAACAGTTTCGGCAACTATGATATGTTCCAATTTATCCGGCATTAGAACTTTTGCAACTGGTGGTATTGGAGGTGTCCATAGAAATGCTTCTGAAACTTTTGATATATCAGCAGATTTACAAGAGTTATCAAGTACAAATGTTTGTGTTATTTGTGCAGGAGCTAAGGCTATTTTAGATCTAAAATTAACTTTAGAATATCTTGAAACTTTAGGAGTTCCTGTATTGGGTTATAAAACGGAAGAATTGCCGGCATTTTATTCGAGAGAGAGTGGTTTAAAGGTTAATTATAAAGTTGAAAGTCCTGAAGAAATAGCTTGTATAATGAAATCTAAATGGGATTTGAATATTAATGGAGGAGTTTTGGTAACTAATCCTATTCCCAAAAAAATGTCTATGAATACAAATTTTATAAATAAAGCTATAGATGCTTCGATTGAAGAGGCAGATAGCTTAGGAATAGAAGGTAAAGAATTGACTCCTTTTTTATTGGCAAAGATAAAAGATTTAACAGGTGGAAGTTCTTTGGAATCGAATATTGCATTAGTTTATAATAATGCTGAATTGACTGCTAAAATAGCTTTAGAGTATTCCAATTTATTAAAATGA
- a CDS encoding cobalamin B12-binding domain-containing protein, whose protein sequence is MEDSFSIENFVGILKNKKKDEAILYCIEYLKSFPNINPLNVYEKFILPFLSNYQCFYEEEFCVWEEHFISSTFNSIIGSVYPYLISYRKVLLDKNEVTLKNKTILFACPSEEYHELGIKIVSDYFYMEGFNVYYLGANTPQEEIFRGAKILNVDFIALSVSNPYNILTLKRTIKYLKRNINEMNLNMKIIVGGGAFKNNKTLVDEVDADFFVDDISNINEFSDRMFKEG, encoded by the coding sequence ATGGAAGATAGTTTTAGTATTGAAAATTTTGTAGGTATTTTAAAAAATAAAAAAAAGGATGAAGCTATACTTTATTGTATAGAATATTTAAAGTCTTTTCCTAACATTAATCCTTTAAATGTTTATGAGAAATTTATACTTCCTTTTTTAAGTAATTATCAATGTTTTTATGAAGAAGAGTTTTGTGTTTGGGAAGAGCATTTTATTAGTTCTACTTTTAATTCTATCATAGGGTCTGTTTATCCTTATCTAATAAGTTATAGAAAAGTTTTATTAGATAAAAATGAAGTGACTTTGAAAAATAAAACGATTTTATTTGCTTGTCCAAGTGAAGAATATCATGAGTTAGGGATTAAAATTGTTAGTGATTATTTTTATATGGAAGGATTTAATGTTTATTATTTGGGTGCGAATACTCCACAAGAAGAAATTTTTAGAGGGGCTAAAATTTTAAATGTAGATTTTATAGCTCTTAGTGTTAGTAATCCGTATAATATTTTAACTTTGAAAAGAACTATAAAATATTTAAAAAGAAATATTAATGAAATGAATTTGAATATGAAAATAATAGTTGGTGGAGGAGCTTTTAAGAATAATAAAACTCTTGTTGATGAAGTTGATGCAGATTTTTTTGTAGATGATATATCAAATATTAATGAATTTTCTGATAGAATGTTTAAGGAGGGGTGA